From Candidatus Nucleicultrix amoebiphila FS5, a single genomic window includes:
- a CDS encoding alkaline phosphatase D family protein: protein MTKSLLRIGSIACLLLMSFEGVKASDGLEDSIGVKEFPKVGPIIRYITSTSITLMGQGDVLKKHLFHHSTPHDNIGVAALRQFNGDELGEESVVTFPMKHKDRHVGHLTLDSLKPGQKYVVRIGYLSSPDMGKSKLNFENCHVVRFCTPKSDQLEEEFSILTGSCRRIGRKTSDWAKEGDHIFKGMETNILNAEKLGGRTDSIAFTGDQIYADAMGMLFPAKTFYEYGRVHEKAFSQEHFRSLAANFSGPIHMTRDDHELWNDANAEEEEKYPEQSAAAHKAYSLFQRPFGKKTPHFWYTTSNGAEMFFTDTRSERRPSKKQLISEEQLTALTTWLSADSRKNALKIIVTSVPIFLLSTEDAWSGYPEQYRKLLDHIISNNIKHVMFISGDAHCQNDGMFHAYKADGQDTGHAFLEVLVSGLFAVARNKAGLLGDTIDLRTEDKGYLLKTKTPLSPTLTENLFARISGNNTTKEVTVEVFNQKNERLRKTLYNLS from the coding sequence ATGACTAAAAGTCTATTGAGAATAGGATCCATTGCTTGTCTGTTGCTGATGAGTTTTGAAGGCGTAAAAGCATCCGATGGTCTTGAAGACAGCATTGGAGTGAAAGAGTTTCCAAAAGTTGGCCCCATTATTCGTTATATCACCTCGACGTCCATTACTCTTATGGGGCAAGGCGATGTTCTCAAAAAGCATCTTTTTCATCATAGCACTCCCCATGACAACATTGGTGTTGCTGCGTTAAGGCAATTTAACGGGGATGAATTGGGAGAAGAAAGCGTCGTCACATTCCCCATGAAACATAAAGATCGTCATGTGGGGCACTTAACCCTTGATTCTCTAAAGCCTGGCCAAAAATATGTGGTAAGAATCGGATATCTCAGTTCTCCTGACATGGGGAAATCAAAATTGAATTTTGAGAATTGCCATGTCGTTCGCTTTTGCACGCCAAAATCTGATCAGCTTGAAGAAGAATTTTCAATTTTAACAGGATCCTGTCGGCGCATTGGCCGAAAGACTTCTGATTGGGCAAAAGAAGGCGATCACATTTTTAAGGGGATGGAAACAAATATTCTGAATGCGGAAAAATTAGGAGGAAGAACGGATTCCATAGCCTTTACGGGTGACCAAATTTATGCCGATGCCATGGGAATGCTTTTCCCTGCAAAGACCTTTTATGAATATGGACGGGTTCATGAAAAGGCCTTTTCACAAGAACATTTTCGCAGTCTCGCTGCGAATTTTTCTGGTCCTATTCACATGACACGGGATGATCATGAACTGTGGAATGATGCGAATGCAGAAGAAGAGGAAAAATATCCAGAACAAAGTGCGGCCGCTCATAAAGCTTATTCTCTTTTCCAAAGACCTTTTGGTAAGAAAACGCCTCACTTCTGGTACACAACCTCCAATGGCGCGGAAATGTTTTTTACGGATACACGCTCTGAGCGCAGACCTTCAAAAAAGCAATTGATCAGCGAAGAACAATTGACTGCTCTCACAACCTGGCTTAGTGCAGATTCAAGAAAAAATGCTCTTAAAATTATTGTGACATCGGTGCCTATTTTCTTATTATCGACAGAGGATGCGTGGAGTGGTTATCCTGAGCAATATCGAAAACTTTTAGACCACATTATTTCGAACAATATCAAGCATGTCATGTTTATCTCAGGCGATGCCCATTGCCAAAATGATGGGATGTTCCACGCTTATAAAGCCGATGGGCAAGATACAGGACACGCTTTCTTAGAAGTCTTAGTCTCAGGTCTCTTTGCGGTTGCACGCAATAAGGCCGGTCTTCTTGGTGATACGATCGATTTAAGAACCGAAGACAAAGGGTATTTATTAAAAACAAAAACCCCTCTGTCTCCAACTTTGACTGAGAATCTTTTTGCACGTATCTCAGGCAATAACACCACTAAGGAAGTTACTGTTGAGGTATTTAATCAAAAAAACGAAAGGCTGAGAAAGACACTCTATAATTTATCTTAA
- a CDS encoding serine hydrolase domain-containing protein, which yields MTRNLILFFSVIMMSSHFTLFAETQAKVPSKIQKFIKKLESKKDTLQGGAVAILYKDKVIYKATFGKQKGKFGRPITSKTLFPLASLSKSVSAVAIGLMVDKKAIDFEETFKLPYLQKAVNLRDIMSHSTGYEFTGNRQIEKGFSRQKLLKTLGDQNPVCDPGECYFYSNMIYGLVEEALNRKKLTLQSAIKQLQDVLKTKAIQVVPIDPQVEVAHPHLKEKNTIKPLPLPPYFPKAAPASAGVFASLDGMIEFFKLSFGYKPHLISQETLETLFTPVVSNRDVYKWNLNWPCSREKIESYYGIGWRILKMSEYPGKDLIFHAGFLSGVTPFMGFIPSEEIGIIFLVNQQSRLPFEMGIDFWSAFLS from the coding sequence ATGACGAGAAATTTAATCCTCTTTTTTAGTGTAATCATGATGTCCTCACATTTTACACTTTTTGCAGAAACCCAGGCAAAGGTTCCCTCAAAAATACAAAAATTTATCAAAAAGCTAGAGTCTAAAAAAGACACGTTACAAGGGGGGGCTGTTGCTATTTTGTATAAAGATAAAGTGATTTACAAAGCAACGTTTGGCAAGCAAAAAGGAAAATTTGGGCGTCCTATTACTTCTAAAACGTTGTTTCCCTTGGCTTCCCTTTCAAAATCTGTTTCAGCCGTTGCTATTGGATTGATGGTAGATAAAAAAGCCATAGACTTTGAGGAAACATTTAAACTGCCCTATTTGCAGAAGGCTGTGAATTTAAGAGATATTATGAGTCACTCCACGGGGTATGAGTTCACGGGAAATAGGCAGATTGAAAAAGGGTTCAGTCGTCAGAAGTTGTTAAAAACCCTTGGTGATCAAAATCCGGTGTGTGATCCGGGTGAGTGTTATTTTTACAGTAATATGATTTATGGTCTTGTTGAAGAGGCGTTAAATCGTAAAAAGCTGACTCTCCAGTCGGCGATAAAACAATTACAAGACGTTCTAAAGACGAAAGCTATTCAAGTCGTGCCCATCGATCCTCAGGTGGAGGTCGCCCATCCTCACTTGAAAGAAAAAAACACGATTAAGCCACTCCCCCTGCCTCCTTATTTTCCAAAAGCTGCCCCTGCCTCAGCGGGTGTTTTTGCATCTCTCGATGGAATGATTGAATTCTTTAAATTAAGCTTTGGATATAAACCCCATTTGATTTCTCAAGAAACCTTAGAAACTCTCTTTACGCCTGTTGTTAGCAATCGAGATGTGTATAAGTGGAACCTAAACTGGCCGTGTAGCAGAGAAAAGATTGAATCCTATTACGGAATTGGTTGGCGCATTTTAAAAATGTCAGAGTACCCTGGGAAAGATTTAATCTTTCATGCGGGGTTTCTGTCAGGCGTTACCCCATTTATGGGGTTTATCCCATCGGAAGAAATTGGCATCATCTTTCTTGTCAATCAACAGTCTCGTCTACCTTTTGAAATGGGTATCGATTTTTGGAGTGCATTTCTGAGCTGA
- a CDS encoding GNAT family N-acetyltransferase, whose amino-acid sequence MRLLTFLILFFSMSDLVYASYDFQEEISHSPSSSVSSKKHSADFKWTEIEEDVSEAMSVFLLSFSKAYESFSKETLKLTFNSKEEWLEATFKEEEQDFKAQKTPIWLLQAFDQESKIVIGVATVEPDQNNATTTLYIRQMAVHPSHQKKGIGKGIIDVIEKRFSAQGFKDIVLLAREVNQPAIDFYTKTGFESHGYKHPDYEGKPYIGFKKSIPAFQ is encoded by the coding sequence ATGCGCTTACTAACATTTCTAATACTATTTTTTAGTATGAGTGACCTTGTTTATGCCAGTTATGATTTTCAAGAAGAAATCTCTCATTCTCCATCCTCTTCAGTTTCCTCAAAAAAACATTCCGCTGACTTTAAATGGACTGAAATCGAAGAAGATGTTTCTGAAGCAATGAGCGTTTTTCTCCTGTCATTTTCCAAAGCGTATGAATCATTTTCAAAAGAGACCCTTAAACTGACCTTTAATTCAAAAGAAGAGTGGCTTGAGGCGACCTTCAAGGAAGAAGAGCAAGACTTCAAGGCTCAGAAAACACCAATTTGGCTCTTACAAGCGTTTGATCAAGAGAGTAAAATTGTCATTGGTGTTGCAACAGTTGAACCTGATCAGAATAATGCGACGACAACTCTTTACATCCGTCAAATGGCTGTTCATCCATCCCATCAAAAGAAAGGAATCGGAAAAGGAATCATAGATGTGATTGAAAAAAGATTTTCTGCACAAGGATTTAAAGATATTGTTTTGTTAGCCCGTGAAGTGAATCAACCAGCCATCGATTTTTACACAAAAACAGGATTTGAATCTCATGGGTATAAACACCCAGATTACGAAGGTAAGCCTTATATAGGATTTAAAAAATCTATCCCAGCGTTTCAATAA
- the ald gene encoding alanine dehydrogenase, with product MRIGVPKEIKNHEYRVGLVPSSVRELRHHGHDIFIEKDTGLGIGVSNEDYERSGAIILPDAASIFETAEMIVKVKEPQPQECALLREDHILFAYLHLAPDPEQAKNLMHAKCVAIAYETVTDNTGGLPLLSPMSEVAGRMSIHVGATALEKFNGGSGVLLGGVPGVKPSHVLVLGGGVVGTNAARMAMGLEAHVTIIDKSLTRLRQLDTQFGSSLDTIYATVEAIEYYSEKADLIIGAVLLPGAAAPKLISKTMLKKMRPGSVIVDVAIDQGGCFETSHPTTHDSPTYVVDDIIHYCVTNMPGAVARTSSFAFNNATLPFVVALADKGYKKALQEDPHLLNGLNVAHGHITHEAVARALGEVSIHLLLRLFENLSFFQESPWDRVLSLQSDKGIPFFF from the coding sequence ATGCGCATTGGTGTTCCAAAGGAAATCAAAAATCATGAATATCGTGTCGGATTAGTTCCCTCAAGTGTGCGTGAACTGCGTCATCATGGTCATGACATATTCATTGAAAAGGATACAGGTCTTGGCATCGGGGTGAGCAATGAAGACTATGAACGATCAGGCGCCATAATTCTGCCAGACGCTGCCTCCATTTTCGAGACGGCAGAAATGATTGTAAAGGTTAAAGAGCCACAACCCCAAGAATGTGCGCTTCTTCGAGAAGATCATATTCTTTTCGCTTATCTTCATCTCGCCCCTGATCCAGAACAAGCCAAGAATTTAATGCACGCGAAGTGCGTAGCGATAGCCTATGAAACCGTCACAGATAATACAGGCGGTCTTCCTCTTCTCTCTCCTATGAGCGAAGTTGCGGGCCGTATGTCAATTCATGTCGGAGCGACCGCCTTAGAGAAATTTAATGGTGGTTCAGGGGTTCTTTTGGGAGGTGTTCCAGGCGTAAAACCAAGTCATGTTCTCGTTCTAGGAGGAGGCGTTGTTGGCACTAATGCTGCACGCATGGCCATGGGTCTTGAAGCCCATGTCACGATTATTGATAAGTCTCTCACGCGTTTGCGCCAACTTGATACTCAGTTTGGATCATCTCTCGATACTATTTATGCAACCGTTGAAGCGATCGAATATTATTCTGAAAAAGCCGATCTTATTATCGGGGCCGTTCTGTTGCCAGGGGCTGCTGCTCCAAAACTTATCAGTAAAACCATGTTGAAAAAAATGCGTCCAGGATCCGTTATTGTTGATGTGGCTATTGATCAAGGAGGGTGCTTTGAAACAAGTCACCCAACCACCCATGACTCTCCAACCTATGTTGTCGATGATATCATTCATTATTGTGTTACAAATATGCCTGGTGCTGTGGCGCGTACATCTTCTTTTGCGTTTAATAATGCCACGCTTCCCTTTGTTGTTGCCCTCGCAGATAAAGGGTATAAAAAAGCGTTGCAAGAAGACCCTCATCTTCTCAATGGACTTAATGTTGCCCATGGACATATTACCCATGAAGCTGTTGCACGCGCTTTAGGAGAGGTGTCTATACACCTGCTTTTGAGGCTCTTTGAAAATTTAAGTTTTTTTCAGGAATCGCCATGGGATCGAGTTCTAAGTCTACAATCTGATAAGGGCATCCCATTTTTTTTCTAG
- a CDS encoding GNAT family N-acetyltransferase has protein sequence MNKFLSVFLFLCLSLSTPVNVYGSFEHKEEEKSLKRKAPKESSEMPRAEEEKHETPVSEKGGPLKKQKAKSSHPCLMDALSFKTKNLSVRPLTPEDYDSAKAVDQSDASFVNIITEEPDALDNSLTIIKEGSQLLQKIDVSDLNPFRTNTPLGILYFGAFLEKELVGLLKFIGFYPAQEDMKTHYLGTDVKFHKTAQGKGYASEVYQALFHHFSTLKLIPTGEEDKDTTAFLGVHGLIHLTNKGSLKCLVFKCDAKIGRLYGDRVDIYYPRIFQEQTQEEFLPSPDLQLDPTLRPLFKRYLSRETVDNSQGAEEELYTLSFKRLMDSKKEEHFKENIMAESGFLIRALGRFPTLFSLIPQAHLQDVNACVTEEEESLPPLETLPSEVVEKLTEFQGYLKKIREMLPKIEKPQETSSVIPEQETEKNKGE, from the coding sequence ATGAATAAATTCTTATCCGTCTTCCTTTTTTTATGCTTGTCCTTAAGCACACCTGTGAACGTTTACGGCTCCTTTGAACATAAAGAGGAGGAAAAAAGTCTCAAACGTAAGGCCCCTAAAGAATCGTCAGAGATGCCTCGTGCGGAAGAGGAAAAACATGAGACTCCCGTGAGTGAGAAAGGGGGGCCTTTAAAGAAACAAAAAGCGAAGTCATCTCACCCCTGCCTCATGGACGCCCTCAGTTTTAAAACAAAAAATCTGTCTGTGCGTCCTCTAACCCCAGAAGATTATGACAGTGCAAAAGCCGTAGACCAATCGGACGCTTCTTTTGTCAATATCATCACAGAAGAGCCGGATGCCCTTGATAATTCTCTTACCATTATCAAGGAGGGTTCTCAGCTGCTTCAAAAAATAGACGTGTCTGACCTCAATCCTTTTAGAACAAACACACCCCTGGGGATTCTCTATTTTGGAGCCTTCCTGGAAAAAGAGCTGGTCGGATTATTAAAATTTATCGGGTTTTATCCTGCCCAAGAAGACATGAAAACGCATTATTTAGGAACAGACGTAAAATTTCATAAGACGGCGCAAGGCAAAGGCTATGCTTCTGAAGTGTATCAGGCATTATTTCATCATTTTTCTACTCTAAAATTGATCCCAACAGGAGAAGAGGATAAAGACACCACCGCCTTTCTCGGAGTTCATGGCCTTATCCATTTAACGAACAAAGGGTCGCTCAAATGCCTCGTGTTTAAGTGCGACGCAAAAATAGGACGCCTCTATGGAGATCGTGTCGATATTTACTATCCTCGCATTTTCCAGGAACAGACCCAGGAAGAATTTTTACCTTCCCCCGATCTTCAGCTTGATCCAACGCTTCGCCCGCTTTTTAAGCGTTACCTTTCGCGAGAAACGGTTGACAATTCTCAAGGTGCAGAAGAAGAGCTCTATACCTTGTCTTTCAAGCGCCTCATGGACAGTAAAAAAGAAGAGCACTTCAAAGAAAATATTATGGCGGAGAGCGGTTTTCTAATCCGGGCTTTGGGGCGATTCCCAACCCTTTTCTCGCTCATCCCCCAAGCGCATTTACAGGATGTAAACGCTTGCGTGACAGAAGAGGAAGAGTCTCTCCCTCCTCTGGAAACACTCCCCAGTGAGGTCGTTGAAAAACTCACGGAGTTTCAAGGATACCTCAAAAAGATTCGGGAAATGCTGCCCAAGATTGAGAAGCCTCAAGAAACCTCTTCTGTGATTCCGGAACAAGAGACAGAAAAAAATAAGGGTGAGTAA
- a CDS encoding GNAT family N-acetyltransferase, with product MILRSWLIILGLFFVSSPVAMATQDLTTLIEEGQIFRRTKAHSPIFLQWSRTIQTPWEGKKPGFKVHAFQDKSQLGYITAETNVVRGYIDLSWVSMHTPEHITEAFRTVLGAFKALKRHLFPEIQYLFHADTPENQSTIELIKRAGFTESQQFLPSRSQIHLVAEIPTAEQRDPPLMNLSALRTALQEIENFPSEGATPETLFTEGTCYRHASYPGIFFHYVGGIDVEPVLEIPRKDFGFKIFREQEQDEIGFIVPRALSSGDIRIGAVWINQDMRCKGYCTQAILMVMALYQERSSLIPQARYFSFLTNTSNEAMMRVAQKVNFQENPTPETSPLVLLFGGRVFQRTFVAQHGHTFQ from the coding sequence ATGATCTTACGTTCATGGCTTATTATTTTAGGGCTGTTTTTTGTCTCTTCACCTGTTGCCATGGCAACACAAGATTTAACGACGCTGATTGAAGAAGGACAAATTTTTAGAAGAACGAAAGCCCACAGCCCCATTTTTTTGCAGTGGTCTCGTACGATACAAACACCCTGGGAAGGCAAGAAACCAGGCTTTAAAGTGCACGCGTTCCAGGACAAAAGCCAGCTCGGGTATATCACCGCTGAAACGAATGTCGTCCGAGGCTATATCGATTTGTCTTGGGTATCCATGCACACTCCCGAGCATATAACCGAAGCGTTTCGGACCGTGCTGGGCGCTTTTAAAGCGTTGAAAAGACACCTCTTCCCTGAGATTCAGTATTTATTCCATGCGGATACGCCTGAGAATCAATCCACAATCGAGCTGATTAAACGCGCGGGGTTTACAGAAAGCCAACAGTTCCTCCCCAGTCGTTCGCAAATTCATTTGGTCGCAGAAATTCCCACGGCAGAGCAAAGAGATCCTCCCCTCATGAATTTATCAGCCTTGAGAACCGCCTTGCAGGAGATTGAAAATTTCCCCAGCGAAGGAGCCACGCCTGAAACTCTTTTTACCGAGGGCACCTGTTATCGACATGCCTCTTACCCGGGTATTTTCTTTCACTATGTCGGAGGCATTGACGTTGAACCCGTCCTTGAAATCCCGCGCAAAGACTTTGGGTTTAAGATTTTTAGAGAACAAGAGCAAGACGAAATCGGGTTTATCGTGCCCCGCGCCCTCTCTTCAGGCGACATCCGCATTGGGGCCGTCTGGATTAATCAAGATATGCGATGCAAAGGCTATTGCACCCAGGCCATCCTAATGGTGATGGCCCTGTATCAAGAAAGAAGCTCTCTTATTCCCCAGGCCCGTTATTTTTCTTTTCTCACAAACACCTCCAATGAAGCGATGATGAGAGTCGCCCAGAAAGTGAACTTTCAGGAAAATCCCACGCCTGAGACAAGCCCCCTGGTCTTACTCTTTGGGGGGCGCGTTTTTCAAAGAACCTTTGTGGCCCAGCACGGACATACTTTTCAATAA
- a CDS encoding lysozyme inhibitor LprI family protein: MKKITLLLFFCLSCLSPHAWAQETQLDLTIAHCEAAKKADRDLNAVYHRILALYAKNKPFLIHLKKAQRAWVQFRDAHLLSIYIPEAGGWGSSEGMCRCIELQKLTEHRTKQLKEWLTSEEGDMCGGSKGLTDLTP; the protein is encoded by the coding sequence ATGAAAAAAATAACCCTTTTGCTTTTCTTCTGTCTCTCTTGCTTAAGCCCGCATGCTTGGGCGCAAGAGACGCAACTGGACCTGACCATCGCCCACTGTGAGGCAGCTAAAAAAGCCGACCGCGACCTGAACGCCGTGTATCATCGCATTCTGGCGCTGTATGCCAAGAATAAACCTTTTCTCATCCATCTAAAAAAGGCGCAGCGGGCCTGGGTTCAGTTTAGGGACGCCCATCTTCTCTCAATTTACATCCCTGAAGCCGGGGGGTGGGGGTCCAGTGAAGGGATGTGCCGGTGTATAGAACTTCAAAAACTCACCGAACACCGAACGAAACAGCTGAAAGAATGGCTGACGTCTGAAGAAGGAGATATGTGCGGGGGTAGCAAAGGGCTGACGGACTTGACTCCGTAA
- a CDS encoding (deoxy)nucleoside triphosphate pyrophosphohydrolase has product MALPIITVSGALLHDDQGRILLAQRPANKPMPFLWEIPGGKLEKDESPEDALVRELKEEIGVRVTPENLTPFTFISHSYPQFRIILLVYKCVHWEGSPQALEGQASIEWVAPNDLHTYPTTDANLALIRLLQKGIKG; this is encoded by the coding sequence ATGGCGTTGCCGATCATTACTGTTTCTGGAGCCCTTCTTCACGATGACCAAGGGCGCATTCTTTTGGCCCAACGACCGGCCAATAAACCCATGCCCTTTCTCTGGGAAATTCCCGGCGGCAAACTGGAAAAGGACGAAAGCCCTGAAGACGCCCTCGTTCGTGAACTGAAAGAGGAAATTGGGGTGCGTGTGACCCCTGAAAATCTGACGCCGTTCACGTTCATATCCCATTCCTATCCTCAGTTTCGAATCATCCTCTTGGTTTATAAATGTGTGCACTGGGAAGGCTCTCCCCAAGCGCTGGAAGGACAAGCCAGCATTGAATGGGTGGCCCCCAACGATCTGCACACCTATCCCACGACGGACGCGAATTTAGCCTTGATCCGTCTTTTGCAAAAGGGCATTAAAGGTTAG
- a CDS encoding nucleotidyl transferase AbiEii/AbiGii toxin family protein: MNLKSRLQAQTQKQNVKWEIIEQDYILSGVLEGISRVPELKNNLVFKGGTALKKVYFGDYRFSQDLDFSGRNNLKIFTGLDGLIQSACTQASETIRSSGENVELKSEPYLEKRPHPEGQKAYVIQARLPWHRDFHTKIYVEISFEEIILMQPEERQIIYPYGELDQGSIYVYPLEEIVAEKIRALLQFAKKLHERSWGRSRVRDYYDIWRILKSYSDKLHLNILPDLVQKKCAHKAVSFEKIEDIFQEKLLLNLEQEWQPWLADIVKNLPNKGIVLSDLREILIPIFNSQQK; the protein is encoded by the coding sequence ATGAATTTGAAGTCCCGACTCCAAGCGCAAACTCAAAAACAGAATGTAAAATGGGAAATAATAGAACAAGATTATATCCTGTCGGGGGTTTTGGAAGGAATTTCAAGAGTTCCAGAGTTGAAAAACAATCTTGTTTTTAAAGGAGGAACGGCACTTAAGAAAGTCTATTTTGGGGATTATCGTTTTTCACAGGATTTAGATTTTAGTGGAAGAAATAATCTTAAAATCTTTACTGGACTTGATGGTTTGATCCAAAGCGCCTGTACTCAAGCTTCAGAAACAATACGATCTTCTGGTGAAAATGTTGAGCTGAAGAGTGAGCCATATCTTGAAAAGCGTCCTCATCCAGAGGGTCAGAAAGCTTATGTTATTCAAGCACGACTCCCCTGGCATAGAGACTTTCATACTAAAATATATGTTGAAATATCTTTTGAAGAAATCATTCTAATGCAACCTGAAGAACGACAGATTATCTATCCTTATGGTGAGTTAGATCAAGGCTCTATTTACGTTTACCCTCTTGAAGAGATCGTAGCAGAAAAGATCAGAGCACTCCTTCAGTTTGCTAAAAAACTTCATGAAAGAAGCTGGGGACGTTCAAGAGTAAGAGATTATTATGACATATGGAGAATTCTGAAATCTTATTCTGATAAACTTCACTTGAATATTCTTCCGGACCTTGTTCAAAAAAAGTGTGCTCATAAAGCAGTTTCTTTTGAAAAAATAGAAGATATTTTTCAAGAAAAACTCTTGTTGAATTTAGAACAGGAATGGCAACCATGGTTGGCAGATATTGTTAAGAATCTACCAAATAAAGGCATTGTTCTAAGTGATCTAAGAGAGATTCTGATTCCTATATTTAATAGCCAACAAAAATAG
- a CDS encoding type IV toxin-antitoxin system AbiEi family antitoxin domain-containing protein codes for MTAEVVQSIAKSGLRVFNREDLTRITEPMGLSKTYMLRMLSLMTQNGSFISYGKGLYSLPTELLSGGPIHTFEIALKLAKKGSISHRSAFSYHELSDQIFSTVYITVPKEAGANLSGVKEYVLRGDKYNLIRVSPQNYWGNKQAFLGEAKISVTDLEKTLIDGLANPAYCGGFREVLFAFEKGLEKASPQLLLEYAQKTSLVTCKRLGFVLDKMRKHLDVQKKIEELSMPYYQKLDQTGLRKGKINKRWHLIENI; via the coding sequence GTGACAGCAGAAGTTGTACAATCGATCGCTAAATCTGGGCTTAGAGTTTTTAATAGAGAGGATCTAACGAGAATTACAGAGCCTATGGGTCTTTCAAAGACGTATATGCTGCGAATGTTAAGTCTCATGACTCAAAATGGAAGCTTTATCTCTTATGGCAAAGGACTATATTCTTTGCCTACAGAGCTTCTCTCCGGAGGACCAATCCATACCTTTGAAATTGCTCTCAAGCTTGCTAAGAAAGGGTCTATCAGCCATAGATCTGCATTCTCATACCACGAATTAAGCGATCAGATATTCTCAACGGTTTACATTACAGTTCCTAAAGAAGCAGGCGCGAATCTCTCAGGCGTAAAAGAATATGTTCTTAGGGGAGATAAATATAATTTAATAAGGGTTTCTCCTCAAAATTATTGGGGAAATAAACAGGCCTTCTTAGGAGAAGCAAAAATTTCTGTGACGGATTTAGAAAAAACGTTAATTGATGGTCTGGCAAACCCGGCATATTGTGGTGGTTTCAGAGAAGTTCTCTTTGCCTTTGAGAAAGGATTAGAGAAAGCGTCTCCTCAGCTGCTTTTAGAATATGCCCAAAAAACATCCTTGGTCACGTGCAAACGTTTAGGATTTGTTTTAGACAAGATGAGAAAACATCTAGATGTACAGAAAAAAATTGAAGAACTCTCTATGCCTTACTATCAAAAACTTGATCAGACAGGTCTTCGAAAGGGTAAGATCAATAAGCGTTGGCATCTTATAGAGAATATATAA